DNA sequence from the Candidatus Bathyarchaeum sp. genome:
CAGTTTTCAATCCTTTGAGGATTGCTGCAGCAAGTTTACTTCGAAACGGCTCCCAAAGACGGTATTCTGTTCCTTCTGATTTGACTAAACGCTCACCGTAAACTGAATTTCCGGGGGCAAAATTTTTGGTTGCTAATTTACGTGAGCCATCCTCTAGGGTGACCGAATAAATTTGGGAAAAAGTTGGATGGGGTTTAACGGTTACGCCCACGTTTATTTCTCCGTTTGGGTTTTCGGCTGCTTTGTTTTCCTTTAAACTGCCGTTTAGTAGGCGCCGGAGTTGGAGGCGCATTCGGGTAGCGTTCAATGATTTCTTGAACGCGTTTATTTAGGTCTGCATTAAGGTCGTCTCCGGCAAAATTTCCTTTGAAGGCATCTACTCGGGCTGCGATGGTGATTTTTCCTGCCAAGGCTCGAGCAATTTTTCCTCGTTGCCATCGTTTGGCGTCATGAATAAGGGGGTGCTGAAAAATAATTCCATGTTTGGGAGGAAGGGATTTGGTTTTTAATGACCTGAACAGGGCTTTTTCTGCTCCCAAAACTTGCATGGTGCTTGCGGGCAACTTTGCAAGGTTCATTAATCCCCCTGCTAAG
Encoded proteins:
- a CDS encoding fibrillarin-like rRNA/tRNA 2'-O-methyltransferase encodes the protein MGVTVKPHPTFSQIYSVTLEDGSRKLATKNFAPGNSVYGERLVKSEGTEYRLWEPFRSKLAAAILKGLKTVPVCLDQKVLYLGAASGTTPSHVSDIVGENGHVYCVEFASRSLRDLVNNVVAFRYNMSPILADARLP